From Candidatus Omnitrophota bacterium, a single genomic window includes:
- a CDS encoding sugar phosphate nucleotidyltransferase, whose amino-acid sequence MNKVVGVVLAAGKGVRMKSAFPKMLHSLWGKPLINYPIETLRRIGVNKIFVVLGYKKETLLPYLKEVKIIVQKSLLGTGHALLTTEPYLKDFKGTILVISGDVPLVREATLQKLVKQHQSLNSTVTILVANIQEPWGYGRILRDKNSKVIKICEETDLEKGLSGIEEVNSGIYCFKGSLLFRYLKKIKLNPRKKEYYLTDIIGLMAGEGEKISTLCIEDNEELLGINTREDLSRAEKVLNKRMVKRLMDEGITIVDPSNTYIGEGVEIGQDTIIFPFTVIESGVSIGRNCRVGPFCHLREKTVIGDNVELGNFVELVRTRMDSFSKAKHLTYLGDTCVGKDVNIGAGTIVANFDGKKKNKTIIYDKAFIGSGTILISPVKVGKGAVTGAGTVVTRNRDVPPGKTVVGVPAKILTKE is encoded by the coding sequence ATGAATAAGGTTGTAGGAGTAGTTTTGGCAGCGGGTAAAGGCGTGAGGATGAAATCAGCATTCCCCAAAATGCTACATTCTCTTTGGGGAAAACCACTTATTAATTATCCCATAGAAACTTTAAGGAGAATAGGGGTAAATAAAATTTTTGTAGTGTTAGGGTATAAAAAAGAAACATTATTACCCTATCTTAAAGAGGTAAAAATAATAGTCCAGAAGAGCTTGTTGGGAACAGGGCATGCTTTATTAACTACCGAACCTTATTTAAAAGATTTCAAAGGAACAATACTTGTTATCTCAGGAGATGTTCCCTTAGTAAGGGAAGCGACGCTACAAAAATTAGTAAAACAGCATCAATCTTTGAATTCTACAGTTACAATTTTGGTGGCTAATATTCAGGAACCGTGGGGTTATGGTCGAATATTGCGTGATAAAAATAGCAAAGTTATAAAAATCTGTGAAGAAACGGATTTGGAAAAAGGTCTGAGTGGAATAGAAGAGGTAAATAGCGGAATCTATTGTTTTAAGGGTTCTTTACTATTCCGATACCTCAAAAAAATAAAGCTCAATCCAAGAAAAAAGGAATATTATCTTACGGACATAATTGGTTTAATGGCAGGAGAAGGAGAAAAAATTTCTACACTATGCATAGAAGACAACGAAGAGCTTTTGGGTATTAATACACGTGAAGATTTGAGCAGGGCGGAAAAAGTTCTTAATAAAAGAATGGTTAAGAGACTGATGGATGAAGGGATTACAATAGTTGACCCTTCAAATACCTATATTGGAGAAGGAGTGGAAATTGGTCAAGATACAATTATCTTTCCTTTTACTGTGATTGAGTCAGGGGTTTCTATTGGGAGAAATTGCAGAGTTGGTCCATTTTGTCATTTAAGGGAAAAAACAGTAATTGGAGATAATGTAGAATTGGGAAATTTTGTAGAGTTGGTAAGAACGAGGATGGATAGCTTTAGTAAAGCGAAACATTTGACTTACTTGGGAGACACTTGTGTAGGTAAAGATGTTAATATCGGTGCAGGGACAATCGTAGCTAATTTTGATGGCAAGAAGAAAAATAAAACTATTATTTACGATAAAGCATTTATTGGGAGCGGAACAATCCTTATTTCTCCCGTTAAGGTAGGTAAAGGAGCAGTTACAGGTGCAGGAACAGTGGTTACGAGGAATAGAGATGTTCCTCCTGGCAAAACTGTAGTGGGAGTTCCCGCAAAGATTTTAACAAAGGAGTGA
- a CDS encoding ribose-phosphate pyrophosphokinase, which yields MANELLLFTGNAHPLLAKEICKILKISLGDMLVSRFSEGEIRVKVNENVRGKDVFLIQPTCPPTNDNMMELLIIIDALRRASARRITAVLPYFGYARQDRKDQPRVPITAKLVANLITTAGADRVLTIDLHAGQIQGFFDIPVDHLFAVKVFEEYIRKEKMRDLVIVSPDVGGIKMARAYAKRLAAGLAIVDKRRISPEATEAMHILGEVKGKNAVIVDDLIATGGSLIEASFALKKAGAKKIYGAITHAVLSGDAVRKIDNSPLEELLVTNTIPLANEKKHPKIHVLSIAPLLAEAIKRIHHEESVSCLFE from the coding sequence ATGGCTAATGAGCTCTTGCTTTTTACAGGAAATGCTCATCCCCTTTTGGCAAAAGAAATTTGTAAGATTCTTAAAATTTCCTTAGGCGATATGCTGGTTTCTCGTTTTAGTGAAGGAGAGATTAGGGTTAAGGTTAATGAAAACGTAAGAGGCAAGGATGTTTTTCTTATTCAACCTACTTGCCCTCCTACCAATGATAATATGATGGAGCTTCTCATTATCATTGATGCTCTTCGTCGGGCTTCTGCACGGCGTATCACTGCGGTTTTGCCTTACTTTGGTTATGCCCGTCAGGATAGAAAAGACCAACCGCGCGTTCCTATTACGGCAAAATTGGTAGCTAATCTCATTACCACCGCTGGTGCGGATAGAGTTTTGACTATAGACCTCCATGCAGGACAGATTCAGGGGTTCTTTGATATCCCTGTAGACCATCTTTTTGCGGTAAAGGTATTTGAAGAGTATATCAGAAAAGAGAAGATGAGAGATTTAGTGATAGTTTCCCCCGATGTGGGCGGGATTAAGATGGCCCGTGCTTATGCAAAAAGGCTTGCAGCAGGACTAGCAATTGTAGACAAACGCCGCATAAGTCCCGAAGCAACGGAGGCAATGCATATTCTAGGTGAGGTCAAAGGGAAAAATGCGGTGATTGTGGATGATTTGATTGCTACAGGGGGGTCATTAATAGAGGCAAGTTTTGCCTTAAAGAAGGCGGGAGCAAAAAAGATTTATGGTGCAATTACGCACGCCGTTCTTTCAGGAGATGCGGTGAGAAAGATTGATAATTCTCCCTTAGAAGAATTACTGGTTACCAATACTATCCCACTCGCTAACGAAAAAAAGCATCCTAAGATTCATGTATTAAGCATTGCGCCGCTTTTAGCAGAGGCAATTAAACGCATTCATCACGAGGAATCAGTAAGTTGTTTGTTTGAATAA
- a CDS encoding 50S ribosomal protein L25 has protein sequence MEEVSLLAKSREVKGKKVKNLRKEGWVPGVVYKRGEENVLLQLNKKDLLKILHTSLGGNVIISLKIDKGSPSVKKGRTQDVKTVIIKDIQKDPLSDEILHVDLQQISLTENIVVNVPIALVGESLGVKRDGGILEHLIWEIQVECLPTSIPEKIEVDITQLELGHSVYVKDLRIPEGVKVLTNPEQMVVTVSMPKEEKIEEKVEEELVEPEVIKQKKPETEEEAPEKGKREEEKK, from the coding sequence ATGGAAGAAGTAAGTCTATTGGCAAAATCTAGAGAGGTAAAAGGTAAAAAAGTTAAAAATTTGAGAAAAGAAGGGTGGGTTCCTGGAGTAGTATATAAGAGGGGCGAAGAAAATGTCCTACTTCAGCTGAATAAAAAGGACCTACTGAAAATTTTGCATACTTCTCTGGGAGGGAATGTAATAATATCTTTAAAAATTGATAAGGGTTCTCCTTCTGTTAAAAAAGGCAGAACGCAGGATGTTAAGACGGTGATTATCAAAGATATTCAGAAAGACCCCCTTTCGGATGAAATACTTCATGTGGATTTACAACAGATTTCTCTTACCGAGAACATTGTGGTTAATGTTCCTATTGCTCTGGTAGGTGAATCTTTAGGAGTTAAGAGAGATGGAGGCATATTAGAACATCTCATTTGGGAAATACAAGTGGAATGTCTTCCTACCAGTATCCCCGAAAAGATAGAGGTAGATATTACTCAGTTGGAACTGGGACATTCTGTATATGTAAAGGATTTAAGAATCCCCGAAGGGGTAAAGGTCCTTACCAATCCTGAACAAATGGTTGTTACTGTAAGTATGCCCAAAGAAGAGAAGATAGAAGAAAAAGTGGAAGAGGAACTTGTTGAACCAGAGGTGATTAAGCAGAAGAAACCAGAGACAGAGGAAGAAGCTCCAGAGAAGGGCAAGCGAGAGGAAGAGAAAAAATAG
- the pth gene encoding aminoacyl-tRNA hydrolase, with amino-acid sequence MKLVVGLGNPGERYKHTPHNLGFLVIDELAKEIKIKLKKANKFEWGQFEFDKEKIFLMKPLTFMNLSGRAVVDFVNKKGINVKDMLVICDDINLPWGKIRIRQKGSDGGHLGLRSVIGEIKTQDFPRLRIGIGKPGLEDLSKYVLEKFTPSDAREIKKILGVIREVIFFFLKNGLEKTMSRFN; translated from the coding sequence ATGAAGTTAGTTGTAGGACTGGGTAATCCTGGTGAGAGATATAAACATACTCCGCACAATCTGGGGTTTTTAGTAATTGATGAGTTGGCAAAGGAAATTAAAATTAAGTTAAAAAAAGCAAATAAATTTGAATGGGGACAGTTTGAGTTTGATAAAGAAAAAATTTTTTTAATGAAACCCTTGACCTTCATGAATCTTTCCGGTAGAGCGGTAGTTGACTTTGTAAATAAGAAAGGCATTAATGTAAAAGATATGCTTGTTATCTGTGATGATATAAACTTACCTTGGGGAAAGATTAGAATAAGACAAAAAGGCTCCGACGGAGGACATCTGGGTTTGCGGTCAGTTATTGGGGAAATAAAAACGCAGGATTTTCCGCGTTTAAGGATAGGGATAGGTAAACCAGGATTAGAAGATTTGTCAAAGTATGTTTTGGAAAAATTTACTCCTTCCGATGCAAGGGAGATTAAAAAGATACTGGGAGTTATTAGAGAAGTGATTTTCTTTTTTCTAAAAAATGGTTTAGAAAAAACAATGAGTAGATTTAACTAA
- the rpsF gene encoding 30S ribosomal protein S6 — protein MRNYEALILVSPDLNDESLGKEIKRLSQAITNNNGQIVGFEKWTKRPLAYKIKKFKEGIYLLANFKTDPLSLKEIEKNWKLNENVLRVMIISQERN, from the coding sequence ATGAGAAATTACGAAGCCCTGATTTTGGTAAGCCCAGATTTGAATGACGAATCTTTAGGGAAAGAAATTAAACGTCTTTCGCAAGCAATTACTAACAATAATGGTCAGATAGTCGGTTTTGAAAAATGGACAAAGAGACCACTTGCCTACAAGATTAAGAAATTTAAGGAAGGGATTTATCTTCTGGCAAATTTTAAAACAGATCCTCTTTCACTCAAGGAAATAGAGAAAAACTGGAAATTGAATGAGAACGTTTTGCGAGTGATGATTATTTCTCAGGAAAGGAATTAG
- the ssb gene encoding single-stranded DNA-binding protein has protein sequence MASLNKVFLIGNLTRDPELRYTPTGTAVVNFGIAVNRRFTDSSGEKKEEACFVRIVVFGKQAESCNQYLAKGRLVFVEGRLQYRSWEAGGEKKNSLDVVAERVQFLGTPKEEVEVVNEEGINSAATAHADGGKEEIVEEENPPF, from the coding sequence ATGGCGAGTCTAAATAAGGTTTTTTTAATCGGAAACCTAACCCGCGACCCAGAATTACGCTATACTCCCACAGGAACAGCGGTGGTAAATTTTGGAATAGCAGTCAACCGTCGTTTTACAGATTCTTCAGGAGAGAAGAAAGAAGAAGCCTGTTTTGTGAGAATAGTGGTTTTTGGTAAACAGGCAGAAAGTTGCAATCAATATCTTGCCAAAGGAAGACTTGTTTTTGTGGAGGGTAGACTCCAATATCGCAGTTGGGAAGCAGGAGGTGAGAAAAAGAATAGTTTAGATGTAGTGGCAGAGCGTGTTCAATTCTTAGGAACGCCCAAGGAAGAGGTAGAGGTTGTAAATGAAGAAGGTATAAATAGTGCTGCTACGGCTCATGCAGACGGGGGAAAAGAAGAGATTGTCGAGGAGGAGAATCCTCCCTTTTAG
- the rpsR gene encoding 30S ribosomal protein S18, protein MAKPVRKIIRTGFVRKKYCRFCRNKVKDIDYKDVEFLQKFISERGKILSTRISGNCTKHQRKISQAIKRARIMALLPFIGE, encoded by the coding sequence ATGGCTAAACCAGTTAGAAAAATAATCAGAACCGGGTTTGTACGTAAGAAGTATTGCCGTTTTTGTAGAAATAAAGTTAAAGACATTGATTATAAAGATGTAGAATTCTTGCAGAAATTTATTTCCGAAAGAGGTAAGATACTTTCTACGCGAATCAGCGGCAATTGCACCAAGCATCAACGTAAAATAAGTCAGGCAATAAAGAGAGCACGGATTATGGCTCTTCTTCCTTTTATAGGAGAGTAA
- the rplI gene encoding 50S ribosomal protein L9 produces the protein MKIVLRRDIDKLGKFGDIIIVKDGYARNYLIPKGFAFEATESNFKLIEKEKEELNRRKEKEKREAYSLADKIKNSSCTITVEVGEDGKMFGVVTNHDIAKAYEEMGIKLDKRMIELNEPIKEVGIFYVPIKLHSEVSVEAKVWVVKK, from the coding sequence ATGAAAATTGTATTAAGGAGAGATATAGATAAACTTGGTAAATTTGGAGACATTATTATTGTAAAAGATGGATATGCCAGAAACTATTTAATCCCGAAAGGTTTTGCTTTTGAAGCAACTGAAAGTAATTTTAAGTTGATTGAAAAAGAGAAGGAAGAACTGAACAGAAGAAAAGAGAAAGAGAAACGGGAAGCTTATTCGCTGGCGGATAAGATAAAAAATTCCTCCTGCACTATTACGGTAGAAGTAGGAGAAGATGGCAAGATGTTTGGGGTAGTGACTAATCACGATATTGCTAAAGCTTATGAAGAAATGGGGATAAAGTTAGATAAGCGGATGATTGAATTGAACGAACCCATTAAAGAGGTAGGAATTTTTTATGTTCCCATAAAATTACACTCTGAAGTTTCTGTAGAGGCGAAGGTATGGGTGGTTAAGAAATAA
- the dnaB gene encoding replicative DNA helicase — translation MMNEKEISLDRMPPQNIEAEMALLGSMLIDEQAVAMGIEKVEPEYFYKDSHKKIFQIIAQLFNNNQAIDVVTVADALKKANLLEEIGGPAYLASLASLVPTSANVGYYAKMIKEKYILRSLIHASTRIINDCYESVTDADELLDQAESSIFEIATHKVEGSFVSIKEIIKSSIETIDNLYQRKANITGISTGFIEFDITTAGLQPSDFIVVAGRPSMGKSAFVTSIAEHVGIAEKKPVAIFSLEMSKEQLVQRMLCAHARVDAHKVRTGFLTQSDWPKLTNAAGKLSEAPIFIDDTPAISVLELRAKARRLKSTKDIQLLILDYLQLMRGPSNIENRQQEIAEISRSLKALARELGIPVIAVSQLSRAVETRADHRPQLSDLRESGAIEQDADVVVLLLREEYYNPTEENRGLAEINIAKQRNGPTGTIRLAFVKEYARFENLAREEI, via the coding sequence ATGATGAACGAAAAAGAGATAAGTCTGGATAGAATGCCACCGCAGAACATAGAGGCGGAAATGGCTCTTTTGGGTTCGATGCTTATTGATGAACAGGCAGTGGCGATGGGCATTGAAAAAGTAGAGCCCGAATATTTTTATAAGGACAGTCATAAGAAAATCTTTCAGATTATTGCTCAGTTATTTAATAACAATCAGGCAATAGATGTAGTTACAGTAGCGGATGCCTTAAAGAAAGCAAATCTTTTAGAGGAAATAGGAGGGCCTGCTTATTTAGCCAGCCTTGCTTCTCTTGTGCCTACATCTGCAAATGTAGGTTATTATGCAAAGATGATTAAAGAGAAATATATTTTAAGAAGTTTAATTCATGCATCAACCCGGATCATTAACGATTGTTATGAGTCTGTTACAGATGCAGATGAGCTTCTTGACCAAGCAGAATCTTCTATTTTTGAAATTGCCACTCACAAAGTAGAGGGGAGTTTTGTTTCTATAAAAGAGATTATAAAGAGTAGTATTGAAACCATCGATAACCTTTATCAAAGGAAAGCAAATATTACAGGAATTTCTACGGGTTTTATAGAATTTGATATTACAACTGCAGGACTTCAACCTTCTGATTTTATTGTTGTTGCAGGAAGGCCTTCAATGGGGAAATCGGCATTTGTGACCTCTATTGCCGAACATGTAGGAATTGCGGAGAAGAAACCTGTGGCAATTTTTAGCTTGGAGATGTCTAAAGAACAGCTTGTGCAACGCATGCTCTGTGCTCATGCAAGGGTTGATGCACACAAGGTAAGAACAGGATTTCTTACTCAATCGGATTGGCCCAAATTAACTAATGCAGCAGGAAAACTTTCCGAGGCTCCTATTTTTATTGATGATACACCTGCTATTTCTGTTTTGGAGTTAAGAGCCAAGGCGAGGAGACTTAAATCTACTAAAGATATTCAGCTACTTATTTTAGATTATCTTCAGTTAATGAGGGGACCTTCTAATATAGAAAATCGTCAACAGGAAATTGCAGAGATATCGCGTTCCTTAAAAGCTCTGGCAAGGGAATTGGGTATACCCGTGATAGCGGTAAGCCAACTCTCTCGGGCAGTAGAGACAAGAGCTGACCATCGGCCACAATTATCTGATTTGCGTGAGTCAGGAGCCATTGAACAAGATGCAGACGTAGTGGTTTTACTTCTGCGAGAAGAGTATTACAATCCTACGGAAGAGAATCGGGGGCTTGCGGAAATAAATATTGCTAAACAAAGAAATGGTCCGACAGGAACAATTAGGCTTGCTTTCGTAAAGGAATATGCGCGTTTTGAAAATTTGGCGCGAGAAGAAATTTGA
- the bamA gene encoding outer membrane protein assembly factor BamA, producing MRKFFVIILFVFSFFQEEVVFAEDNQPKVISSIQVLGNITVSSSTILSKIKSKVGQAFSQKELDEDLKRLYATGYFSDIRIDLRETAEGLMVIFNVKERPVVESIVFEGNRIFKKERLEKAVGSKPNDFLNPRQIKQDKDEIIRMYKDKGYTQVEVTDAVEVDSQTNYAKVKFVINEQFRARIRKISVEGNDAYKRGKILKLVKTKPAGFFRSGVFKPEVLEEDIERIKVFYQNSGYMDVEATSSVGYEKQWIYITLKINEGKKYFANEVAIAGNSVYTTEELKKVLKMVKGKPFRQEGLREDIVRIQELYFDKGYIQAEVDVKTRLLEGTDKIDINYLITEHDVAYVEKIDIRGNVRTRDLVIRRELRLHPGERFDGKKLKRSRERLNNLGYFEEINFDIEPGTTADRKNLVVSVKETKTGEFSFGGGYSSVDQFIGFVEITQRNFDLFNFPYFTGAGQFLRLRAQIGTVRQDYELSFTEPWILGYPYSFGFDLYQRTRDKERDIGFAFNEKRRGGALRLGKEFTDYTRGDLVYRMDKIKISDIDAEESSDLRQEEGDNTVSAVLFRLTQDTRDYIFDPTSGYVISGSIECAGGPFGGDKDFLRYISSGSVYFTPFEKIVLEMRIRAGIVDEFGNSTYVPIYERFFAGGANTIRGYKERRVGPRDPNTGDPIGGEAMLLGGMEFTFPLVENIKGAVFYDMGNVWKEADDFGSGGMKYSVGTGLRIKTPIGPIKLDFGYPLETEVGERKSGRFHFSMGQRF from the coding sequence TTGAGAAAATTTTTTGTCATAATACTATTTGTATTTTCCTTCTTCCAGGAAGAGGTTGTTTTTGCTGAAGATAATCAACCCAAGGTCATCAGTTCTATCCAGGTCTTGGGTAATATCACCGTCAGTTCCTCAACCATCCTTTCCAAAATAAAATCAAAAGTAGGACAGGCTTTTTCTCAAAAAGAATTGGATGAGGATTTAAAAAGACTCTACGCTACGGGTTATTTTTCCGATATAAGAATTGATTTAAGGGAAACTGCAGAGGGATTGATGGTGATTTTTAATGTTAAGGAACGTCCGGTTGTAGAAAGTATCGTTTTTGAAGGTAATCGTATTTTTAAGAAAGAGAGATTAGAAAAAGCAGTTGGTTCCAAACCAAATGATTTTTTAAATCCCCGTCAGATTAAACAGGATAAGGATGAAATTATACGGATGTATAAAGATAAAGGATATACTCAGGTAGAAGTAACGGATGCGGTGGAGGTAGATTCTCAAACAAATTATGCTAAAGTTAAGTTTGTAATTAATGAACAATTTAGGGCGCGGATTAGAAAGATTTCGGTGGAAGGAAACGACGCCTATAAACGAGGAAAGATTCTAAAACTGGTTAAGACCAAACCCGCCGGATTCTTTAGGTCGGGTGTTTTTAAGCCCGAGGTTCTTGAGGAGGATATTGAGCGAATTAAGGTATTTTATCAGAATTCAGGTTATATGGATGTGGAAGCAACTTCTTCGGTAGGATATGAAAAACAGTGGATTTACATCACTTTGAAAATCAACGAAGGTAAAAAATATTTTGCTAACGAGGTAGCTATTGCTGGTAACAGCGTATATACTACCGAAGAGTTAAAAAAAGTACTTAAGATGGTTAAAGGTAAGCCATTTAGGCAGGAGGGCTTGCGCGAAGATATTGTTCGTATTCAGGAGTTATATTTTGATAAAGGATATATTCAGGCAGAGGTAGATGTGAAAACGCGGTTATTAGAAGGGACGGATAAGATAGATATAAATTACCTCATCACTGAACATGATGTGGCTTATGTAGAAAAGATAGATATTCGGGGGAATGTAAGGACAAGAGATTTGGTTATCCGAAGAGAATTACGTCTCCATCCTGGGGAACGTTTTGATGGTAAGAAATTAAAGAGAAGCAGAGAGCGTCTCAATAATTTGGGGTATTTTGAGGAGATAAACTTCGATATAGAACCTGGAACTACAGCAGATAGAAAGAATTTGGTTGTTTCGGTAAAAGAGACCAAGACAGGAGAGTTTAGTTTTGGTGGAGGATATAGTTCAGTTGACCAATTCATTGGTTTTGTTGAAATTACCCAGCGCAATTTTGACCTGTTTAACTTCCCTTATTTTACAGGTGCGGGGCAGTTTCTGAGACTAAGAGCTCAAATAGGAACGGTGAGGCAAGATTATGAATTGAGTTTCACTGAACCTTGGATATTAGGCTATCCTTATTCTTTCGGCTTTGACCTTTATCAAAGGACTAGAGATAAGGAACGCGACATCGGTTTTGCTTTTAATGAAAAAAGAAGAGGAGGTGCTCTGCGTTTGGGAAAGGAGTTTACAGATTATACCCGGGGAGATTTAGTGTATCGGATGGATAAGATAAAAATTTCGGATATTGATGCTGAAGAATCGAGTGACTTGAGACAAGAAGAAGGGGACAACACGGTTTCTGCGGTACTTTTCCGTCTCACCCAAGACACCCGTGATTACATATTCGACCCCACCAGTGGCTATGTAATTTCTGGTTCCATAGAATGTGCGGGAGGGCCTTTTGGAGGAGACAAAGATTTCTTGCGTTACATTAGTAGTGGAAGTGTGTACTTTACACCTTTTGAAAAGATAGTATTAGAAATGAGAATTCGTGCGGGGATAGTGGATGAGTTTGGGAATTCAACTTATGTCCCTATTTATGAGCGCTTCTTCGCAGGGGGTGCTAATACTATTCGGGGATATAAAGAAAGACGCGTTGGTCCAAGAGACCCCAATACTGGAGATCCCATTGGTGGAGAAGCAATGTTATTGGGAGGGATGGAGTTTACTTTTCCCCTTGTAGAAAATATCAAAGGAGCGGTTTTTTATGATATGGGTAATGTATGGAAAGAAGCAGATGATTTTGGCTCAGGAGGAATGAAGTATTCTGTGGGAACGGGGCTTCGTATAAAAACCCCCATAGGCCCCATAAAATTGGATTTCGGATATCCTTTGGAGACCGAAGTTGGGGAAAGGAAGAGTGGACGATTCCATTTTAGCATGGGTCAGCGGTTTTAA
- a CDS encoding OmpH family outer membrane protein, translated as MRKNILFLASVVLLGVSLCYAADLKIGYIDVSRVFDEYNRTKEEDQILEKKGSEKEAQREKMVNEIKKIKEELDLASDKVKPDKQKLLDEKIKNLQGYDRTTREDLRKERDGIVREILKEIDGVIQELGKKEGYTVIVNERLLLYRDESLDLTGRVIKILNEQYDKKKSSAKEKK; from the coding sequence ATGAGGAAAAATATTTTATTTTTAGCAAGCGTTGTGCTTCTGGGAGTTTCTTTATGTTATGCAGCAGATTTAAAAATAGGTTATATTGATGTTTCGCGGGTTTTTGATGAATATAACCGCACAAAAGAGGAAGATCAGATTCTGGAGAAGAAAGGCAGTGAGAAAGAGGCACAACGGGAAAAGATGGTTAATGAAATCAAAAAAATTAAAGAAGAATTAGACCTTGCTTCGGATAAAGTAAAACCCGATAAACAAAAACTTTTGGATGAGAAGATAAAAAATCTACAGGGATATGACCGCACAACCCGGGAGGACCTCCGTAAAGAAAGAGATGGTATTGTAAGGGAAATATTGAAAGAGATAGACGGAGTAATACAGGAATTAGGGAAGAAAGAAGGATATACCGTTATTGTTAATGAACGCTTGCTTCTCTATAGAGATGAATCTCTTGACCTTACGGGAAGAGTGATAAAGATTCTTAACGAGCAGTACGATAAGAAGAAGTCATCTGCTAAAGAGAAGAAATGA
- the lpxD gene encoding UDP-3-O-(3-hydroxymyristoyl)glucosamine N-acyltransferase → MRKTLAEIAAIIEGEVVGDPNTIITGICGIKEAKEGDITFVANSRYLSLMNQTHASAIITSREVKSAPKPIVRTENPSLAFVKMVSLFAPNEVHHPKGIHPTAVIGKDVKIGKNVSIHAYAVIEDKVELGDNTVIYPYAYVGHYTKIGFDCLIHSHVSIRERVTIGNRVCIHSGTVIGSDGFGFATVKGVHHKIPQIGTVVIEDDVEIGANVTIDRARFGRTFIGKGTKIDNLVQIAHNVEIGENSIIVAQTGISGSTVIGKGVTLAGQSGIVGHITIGDNAVIAAQAGVTKSVPPNTCVSGYPAKPHSLAKRINACIQRLPKLFETVAELKNKLQDLSQELSNLTVKENIDNGVSKDNR, encoded by the coding sequence ATGAGAAAGACACTTGCTGAGATAGCGGCGATTATTGAAGGAGAGGTAGTTGGAGACCCTAATACTATTATTACGGGAATATGCGGGATAAAGGAAGCAAAGGAAGGAGATATTACTTTCGTAGCAAATTCAAGATATCTCTCTTTGATGAATCAAACACACGCCTCTGCCATAATTACTTCACGCGAAGTCAAATCTGCACCTAAGCCAATTGTCCGCACCGAGAACCCCTCCCTTGCCTTTGTAAAAATGGTTTCACTTTTTGCCCCAAATGAGGTGCATCATCCCAAAGGTATTCATCCCACTGCAGTTATCGGTAAAGATGTGAAGATTGGCAAGAATGTTTCTATACATGCCTATGCGGTAATTGAGGATAAGGTAGAGCTGGGAGACAATACGGTGATTTATCCCTATGCTTATGTTGGGCATTATACAAAGATTGGTTTTGATTGTTTAATACATTCACACGTTTCTATAAGAGAGAGGGTTACGATTGGAAACAGGGTTTGTATTCATAGTGGAACAGTAATAGGTAGTGATGGATTTGGTTTCGCTACGGTTAAAGGTGTGCATCATAAAATTCCACAGATTGGAACGGTGGTGATAGAGGATGATGTGGAAATTGGTGCGAATGTAACAATTGATCGTGCTCGTTTTGGCAGGACATTTATTGGCAAGGGGACGAAGATTGATAATCTTGTACAGATTGCTCACAATGTAGAAATTGGAGAGAATTCAATTATTGTTGCTCAAACAGGTATTTCCGGAAGTACGGTAATTGGTAAAGGAGTTACTTTAGCAGGTCAGTCGGGCATAGTAGGACATATTACGATAGGGGATAATGCAGTAATCGCTGCCCAAGCAGGGGTTACCAAATCGGTTCCTCCCAACACTTGCGTTTCAGGTTATCCTGCTAAGCCACACAGTTTGGCGAAAAGGATAAATGCCTGTATTCAGAGATTACCTAAATTGTTTGAAACGGTTGCGGAATTAAAGAATAAATTACAAGATTTATCTCAAGAGTTGTCCAACCTGACGGTAAAGGAGAATATAGATAATGGAGTATCAAAAGACAATCGGTAA